The Chitinophagales bacterium genomic interval CAACAGGTTGTGACGGATAAGGACAACTTAGATGCTACACATGGTGATACGTATAAAGCAACCTATGACTTCTCTTATCCGCCCATTAACTATTTGATGCAACTGAAGATTCCCGTGCTGGTTTGTTACGGAACAAAAGATATTGCATTGCCTTTTAATGATTACTTACGGGTGGAAGCCATTCGACAAGGGAAAAATAATTTTACTTTCAAGGCATACATCGGCCTTGAACACAATTATTTCCCTTTGACGGAAACAGGACAAATCGATTATGACAGATTCAACTGGGATACCGTAGCGGATGACTGGCGGAAATGGGCAGCAATAAAGTGAAATCCAGTAACCCCGGAAAATAAACTACACTTATTATCCAGTTTGCATGGTGCCGTCGCAGCAGCGCTTGCTCATTGAATGACTAACTTCCTGGCCAAAGCGGCATTTTCCATTTCCATTACCAGGTAATACATGCTGGCAGGTAATACGCCATTAAAATCTAACGCAAATTCATGTTTGCCAGTGGACACTAACAGGCCGGAAAACACCTGCACCCTTTTTCCCGATTGATCATATAAAGAAACTACTGCTCCGGCATTGATCTGCGACATGCAGGAAATGACCACCTTATCGTGCACCAGGTTTCCGCGGAGCTCAAAACTAAATGGCAACTGTAATACAGGGGAAATACCGGCGGGGCCGGGCAACGTAAACTGTCCTGCCATCGAAGGCAGATCAGGTATACTGATATAATGATAGGTGCCTGCTTTGTTCACCACATAGCTGAAACTCGTATGGGCGCTGTCGAGCAATGCATTCCATTGCTGTGCACCATCCGGAATGCCATTCGCCGTAGTGGTATGTATGCCGGATTCCCACTGCCAGGTGATGGTATCACCACTTGCAACCGTCATCGTGTCAGGCGAAAACTGGAAATCAGCGGCGGTAATGATATGTGTCGCAGCGGTGGCAATACCCTGCAGGCAAAATGACAAGGCAGTGAGGAAAATCAAATGGTAAATATTTTTCTTCATCATGCAGTTTTTATGGCAGTAGCGAAAACAACTTCAAAATTATGTTTTAATAAAGCAGTCAGTAAAAATCAATAAAAGATCACTTCACGCAAGCTGTTCTCCCGCAACATCAGAAGAAAGCGGTTTTATAAGGATAACGCTCCATGTAAAGCTGCTTCACCAAATCATATATCTTAGTTCGAAGCGCATCAATGTTTTGCTTTTGTGCAGCCGAAATAAAAATCGCATTGCCATTCGTTTGCTTCGACCAGCTTTGCTTTAAATTGCGAAGTAACTCTTCTTTCACTTCAGGTGGCAGTAATTCATCAAATTGCTTTTCCTCATAAACATCCATTTTGTTAAACACCAGCAATGTGGCTTTCTCCAGCGCACCCAATTCCGCCAACGTTTCATTCACTACCCGAATCTGTTCTTCAAACTGCGGATGCGAAATATCCACCACGTGTAACAGGATATCTGATTCGCGCACCTCATCCAATGTTGACTTAAAGCTTTCCACCAGGTGATGCGGCAGTTTCCTGATGAAGCCGACGGTATCACTTAACAGGAAAGGCATCCTGTCCATCACCACCTTACGCGTTGTGGTATCAAGTGTTGCAAAAAGTTTATTCTCTGCAAACACTTCCGATTTGCTGAGCACATTCATCAAGGTTGATTTACCCACATTGGTGTAACCCACGAGGGCCACGCGGATCAACTCACCGCGCGACTTCCGTTGCGTGCGGCTTTGCAGATCAATTTTCTCCAGTTCCTTTTTCAGCAAAGAGATTTCCTGTTTTACAATACGGCGGTCAGTTTCAATTTCTTTTTCACCCGGGCCGCGCATACCGATACCGCCACGTTGCCTTTCGAGGTGTGTCCACAATCCCTTCAACCTTGGCAATAAATATTGTAATTGTGCCAGC includes:
- the hflX gene encoding GTPase HflX; translated protein: MSLIQKAEHQQEKAVLIGLLYQGQKEEQLTEYLDELAFLAETAGAITLKRFTQRLPAPHPRTFIGEGKLEEIRQYVSEKQVDLAIFDDDLTGKQIFNIEKELKIKILDRSNLILDIFASRARTAQARAQVELAQLQYLLPRLKGLWTHLERQRGGIGMRGPGEKEIETDRRIVKQEISLLKKELEKIDLQSRTQRKSRGELIRVALVGYTNVGKSTLMNVLSKSEVFAENKLFATLDTTTRKVVMDRMPFLLSDTVGFIRKLPHHLVESFKSTLDEVRESDILLHVVDISHPQFEEQIRVVNETLAELGALEKATLLVFNKMDVYEEKQFDELLPPEVKEELLRNLKQSWSKQTNGNAIFISAAQKQNIDALRTKIYDLVKQLYMERYPYKTAFF